In Caproiciproducens sp. NJN-50, the following are encoded in one genomic region:
- a CDS encoding tripartite tricarboxylate transporter substrate binding protein, translated as MKKALATVLAISMALSMGACSTSNSGGNSAGSQTNQNSQAAKADFPVRSLQNIIPFSAGGGTDVWNRALMNQMSKALGQTIVSTNMTGGSAGSIGVDYAWKAKHDGYTLCGTSETPLTIPIMTTSDQTSKDWKFFIAAGSPGVLCVNRKSKYKSMDEILNALKDKPQSVSIAGTTGGLWFALAKLFDSYGDVPFKWVPYNGSGDAIKGSVSYEADCVCASAGEVKEFVRSGDLIPIAVMDNDDWNFPEFGTVKAVSSYVPALKQYLPLKQFLGFMVPADTDSAVVDVLTDAFDKAMKSDEIKKFADEQLCTLYGLTGDEASKMAADTESKLCWDLYNMGQAKFSPEKYNIPKP; from the coding sequence ATGAAAAAAGCACTGGCGACGGTTCTTGCGATTTCCATGGCACTTTCTATGGGAGCCTGCTCAACATCAAATAGCGGTGGAAATTCAGCGGGTTCTCAAACAAACCAAAATTCGCAGGCCGCAAAGGCGGATTTCCCGGTTCGGTCACTGCAGAATATTATCCCGTTTAGCGCGGGCGGCGGTACGGATGTTTGGAACCGGGCTTTGATGAACCAAATGAGCAAAGCGCTCGGACAAACAATCGTCTCCACAAATATGACGGGTGGCAGCGCGGGCTCCATCGGTGTGGATTATGCCTGGAAAGCCAAGCATGACGGCTACACGCTTTGCGGAACATCTGAAACTCCTCTGACAATTCCGATTATGACGACTTCCGATCAGACTTCGAAAGACTGGAAATTCTTTATTGCGGCTGGCTCGCCGGGTGTACTTTGTGTCAACAGAAAATCCAAATATAAAAGCATGGACGAAATTCTAAATGCTCTGAAAGATAAGCCCCAAAGCGTTTCTATTGCCGGAACAACTGGAGGGCTGTGGTTTGCGCTTGCAAAATTGTTCGATTCTTACGGCGATGTGCCATTTAAGTGGGTCCCCTACAATGGCTCGGGGGATGCCATTAAAGGTTCGGTTTCATATGAAGCTGACTGCGTTTGCGCTTCCGCGGGCGAGGTAAAGGAGTTTGTCCGCAGCGGCGATTTGATCCCGATTGCGGTTATGGATAACGATGACTGGAATTTCCCTGAATTTGGAACAGTGAAAGCAGTTTCTTCCTATGTTCCAGCTCTCAAGCAATACCTGCCTCTGAAACAGTTCCTGGGCTTCATGGTTCCAGCCGACACGGATTCCGCGGTTGTTGACGTTTTAACAGACGCTTTTGACAAGGCAATGAAAAGTGACGAGATTAAAAAGTTTGCTGATGAGCAGCTGTGTACGTTGTATGGGCTGACCGGCGACGAAGCCAGCAAAATGGCGGCCGACACAGAAAGTAAGCTCTGCTGGGATCTTTATAACATGGGACAGGCCAAGTTCAGTCCTGAAAAATATAATATTCCGAAGCCCTGA
- a CDS encoding glycerate kinase, whose protein sequence is MSSSEICEIVGVPSKPQTRLHRLFPFPLQAARGKCERLFDCVYPVGGTLSQIFKIDLSGLSPLLRKVRIVAMCDVDNPLFEKNGAAYVFGPQKGTDKTMVKFLDSGLRHLPQVICEQLERDISQLSGTGAADGMGAW, encoded by the coding sequence ATGAGTTCGTCGGAAATCTGTGAGATCGTGGGCGTTCCGTCAAAGCCGCAGACACGGCTGCACAGATTGTTTCCATTCCCGTTGCAGGCGGCGAGAGGGAAGTGTGAACGACTTTTTGACTGCGTTTATCCAGTGGGAGGTACGCTTTCTCAAATTTTCAAGATCGACCTTTCGGGGCTTTCTCCCTTGCTTCGAAAGGTGAGGATTGTGGCCATGTGCGATGTCGACAATCCGTTGTTTGAAAAAAACGGCGCGGCATATGTGTTTGGTCCTCAGAAGGGGACTGACAAAACGATGGTAAAGTTCCTGGATTCCGGACTCAGGCATCTGCCGCAAGTCATTTGCGAACAGCTGGAGCGGGATATTTCACAGCTTTCCGGTACCGGTGCTGCTGACGGTATGGGGGCATGGTAA
- a CDS encoding glycerate kinase gives MDTVNFESLAAGADFIFTGEGRLDSQSLRGKVMIGVARFIALFV, from the coding sequence TTGGATACGGTGAATTTTGAGAGTTTGGCCGCCGGTGCAGATTTTATTTTCACGGGGGAGGGCCGGCTTGATTCACAGAGCCTTCGGGGTAAGGTAATGATTGGTGTCGCGCGATTTATTGCACTTTTTGTATAA
- a CDS encoding tripartite tricarboxylate transporter permease — protein sequence MQNLVGLFQQFITLMDIRLLLTLLLSTFLGVIIGALPGLSATMGIALLTGLTYQFPISYTFAVLMGIYVGAIYGGSMSAILLNIPGTASAAATALEGHPLALQGKAETAIKVTRTASIIGTFVGVLVLALISPPMTQIALKFTSPEYFMLALFGVMICGSIVTDDIPLKGWLGGMLGLLIAMIGTDSMQGAPRFNFGNSDLLSGVSMVPAMIGFYSIPEIIKAFVPHKEEAEVSLARDTAQEKLNSLKVVIKHIRVVIQSSLIGVGIGALPGVGEDVAAWVSYNTAQRTSKHPEEYTHGSFEGIIAPEVGNNAAIGGALIPMLTLAVPGSPPAAVLLGALMIHNIRPGPMLMRDNPTFINYISALLFLSVLTLWIAGMFLAKPMSKILKVPKVYLMPIVGVLSIVGAYAINNRSFDILIVLIFGVFGYFLDKMRYSPAPIILGIILGNMIDSNFRRALTVSSGNPAVFFTRPIALLFFCIIVLTIAFQIRKKPDNSAAQ from the coding sequence TTGCAGAATTTGGTTGGACTATTTCAGCAGTTTATCACACTGATGGACATTCGGCTCCTGCTTACTCTGTTGCTGTCTACATTTCTCGGCGTGATTATCGGAGCATTACCGGGTCTCTCCGCTACCATGGGGATCGCACTTTTAACAGGTCTTACCTACCAATTCCCCATTTCCTATACTTTTGCGGTGCTGATGGGCATTTATGTAGGAGCAATTTATGGGGGCAGCATGTCTGCAATTCTTCTAAATATTCCCGGTACCGCTTCAGCGGCCGCAACAGCTTTGGAAGGACACCCCTTGGCACTGCAAGGAAAAGCGGAAACCGCAATTAAGGTGACGCGGACCGCCTCTATTATTGGTACTTTTGTCGGCGTTTTGGTTCTAGCCCTAATTTCTCCGCCCATGACCCAAATTGCGTTAAAATTTACTAGCCCTGAGTATTTCATGCTGGCACTTTTCGGCGTCATGATCTGCGGATCGATTGTAACAGATGACATTCCGCTGAAAGGTTGGCTTGGAGGTATGCTGGGTTTATTAATTGCTATGATAGGAACGGACAGCATGCAGGGTGCTCCTCGGTTTAATTTCGGCAACAGTGATTTACTGAGCGGCGTCAGCATGGTTCCTGCCATGATCGGTTTTTATAGCATACCGGAAATTATTAAGGCATTCGTTCCTCATAAGGAAGAAGCTGAGGTGAGTTTGGCAAGGGATACTGCGCAAGAAAAGCTAAACAGCCTAAAGGTGGTTATCAAACATATCCGCGTAGTCATCCAGTCTTCTTTGATCGGTGTCGGCATTGGAGCCCTGCCAGGGGTAGGAGAAGATGTAGCGGCCTGGGTTTCTTATAATACCGCCCAAAGAACAAGCAAACATCCTGAAGAATATACGCATGGTTCTTTTGAAGGCATTATTGCGCCTGAGGTTGGAAATAACGCGGCGATTGGCGGCGCTTTGATCCCCATGCTGACCCTTGCGGTTCCAGGCTCTCCGCCGGCAGCCGTGCTGCTGGGTGCGCTAATGATTCACAATATCCGTCCCGGGCCAATGCTTATGCGCGACAATCCGACTTTTATAAACTATATTTCCGCTCTGCTTTTTCTTTCCGTTCTGACATTGTGGATCGCGGGAATGTTTCTGGCAAAACCCATGTCAAAGATTCTAAAGGTGCCGAAAGTTTATCTGATGCCGATCGTAGGGGTCCTTTCAATTGTCGGAGCGTATGCGATCAACAATAGATCCTTTGATATTTTGATTGTCCTGATTTTCGGCGTTTTCGGATACTTTTTAGATAAGATGCGGTATTCACCTGCACCAATTATTTTGGGAATCATTTTGGGCAATATGATTGACTCCAATTTCCGCAGAGCTCTGACGGTCAGTTCTGGCAATCCCGCTGTTTTCTTCACCCGCCCTATCGCTTTGCTGTTTTTCTGTATCATTGTGCTTACCATCGCATTTCAAATCAGGAAAAAGCCGGATAATTCAGCTGCACAATAA
- a CDS encoding aspartate/glutamate racemase family protein, whose protein sequence is MKKLYTINTVNNFMEIIFNPFGKPFAQKNPNIEIYNIMDDSLLKATRDDNGMTPKTASRMLNYAKAAEASGADGILVTCTSVNEATKIIRPLLSIPMINIEEPVAETAAKNGKRIGVLGTVPTSPSAIGRVILEKAAEMGKDVELVNRVVDGAFDLLCAGDRAKHDEMVCEALYQLQSEVDVIVFAQISMSLLSHDPLNVPVYKIGESGFSKIKELMER, encoded by the coding sequence ATGAAGAAACTTTATACCATTAATACCGTTAACAATTTCATGGAAATTATTTTTAATCCATTTGGCAAACCGTTTGCACAGAAAAATCCGAATATCGAAATTTATAATATTATGGATGACAGTCTGCTGAAAGCGACGCGTGACGACAATGGGATGACCCCGAAAACGGCTTCCCGCATGTTGAATTATGCAAAGGCGGCGGAAGCCAGCGGAGCTGACGGAATTCTTGTTACCTGTACCTCAGTGAATGAAGCTACAAAGATTATCCGCCCGTTGCTGAGCATACCGATGATCAATATTGAGGAACCTGTGGCGGAGACGGCGGCAAAGAACGGTAAGCGAATCGGTGTTCTGGGAACCGTGCCGACCAGTCCATCTGCCATTGGACGTGTCATTCTGGAAAAAGCAGCGGAGATGGGTAAAGATGTGGAACTCGTCAATCGTGTTGTAGACGGAGCCTTTGATTTACTCTGCGCCGGTGATCGCGCGAAGCATGATGAGATGGTCTGTGAAGCTCTCTATCAACTCCAAAGTGAAGTGGATGTTATTGTGTTTGCGCAGATTTCCATGAGTCTGCTTTCTCATGATCCGCTGAATGTCCCGGTTTATAAGATCGGCGAATCCGGGTTTAGCAAAATTAAAGAATTGATGGAGAGGTAA
- a CDS encoding tripartite tricarboxylate transporter TctB family protein translates to MKKETLRKVDLVFSLILIIVSVGTMLECVRMFFNPFEKDFANEVSGNDVKDAILYWYTSPAFLPVIIAIAIMFCAIMLFRLARKSGAKFDFFTKEKAVEFIKNPETAIAVFVIGTIAVYILCLIPACRQMFDVFPHFQGFPFMIATFILLAVQMVVLNEKSLKKIMISLLVAAVSSAAVTYCFGTLAMIPLP, encoded by the coding sequence ATGAAAAAAGAGACCTTACGTAAAGTCGATCTGGTTTTCAGCTTAATATTGATTATCGTCTCCGTGGGGACGATGCTGGAATGCGTCCGGATGTTTTTTAATCCGTTTGAAAAAGATTTTGCAAATGAAGTAAGTGGGAATGACGTAAAGGATGCCATTCTGTACTGGTATACGTCTCCCGCGTTTCTTCCCGTTATTATTGCGATAGCTATCATGTTCTGTGCAATAATGCTGTTTCGGCTTGCGCGTAAATCCGGGGCGAAATTCGACTTTTTTACAAAAGAAAAAGCAGTGGAATTTATTAAAAACCCGGAGACAGCGATTGCGGTTTTCGTCATTGGAACGATAGCCGTTTATATTCTGTGTCTGATTCCTGCTTGCCGTCAGATGTTTGATGTTTTTCCGCACTTTCAAGGATTTCCGTTTATGATTGCCACCTTTATTCTTTTGGCGGTGCAGATGGTAGTCTTAAACGAGAAAAGCCTTAAAAAAATAATGATATCTCTTCTTGTAGCAGCGGTTTCCTCAGCAGCGGTCACTTATTGTTTTGGAACTCTGGCAATGATTCCTCTGCCGTAA